From Bacteroidota bacterium, the proteins below share one genomic window:
- a CDS encoding heavy-metal-associated domain-containing protein, translating to MRIIVYFLAGIFLLVNAGDSFAKMNDDLNKNQGKEVIKEFKVYGNCAMCEDRIEKAALSVHGVKKAEWNKKTKIMKVTFDEDIVNLDQIHKAIARVGHDTDLVKATQKVYNKLHGCCKYR from the coding sequence ATGAGGATAATCGTATACTTTTTAGCTGGTATTTTTTTATTAGTTAATGCAGGTGATTCATTTGCAAAAATGAATGATGATTTAAACAAAAATCAGGGTAAGGAAGTTATTAAAGAATTCAAAGTATATGGCAATTGTGCTATGTGTGAGGATCGAATTGAAAAGGCAGCATTGTCAGTTCATGGGGTTAAAAAAGCTGAATGGAATAAAAAAACCAAAATAATGAAAGTTACTTTTGATGAGGATATTGTGAATTTGGATCAAATACACAAAGCCATTGCAAGAGTAGGCCATGATACTGATTTGGTAAAAGCTACTCAGAAAGTTTACAATAAATTACATGGCTGTTGTAAATATCGTTAA